Within the Emticicia oligotrophica DSM 17448 genome, the region TAATAACGTGCTATTTACAAAAAATTATTAATTTATGACAGAAAGAACTATCCCTAGTAGGCTATTATCATATTTTATTCGAGGATTATTGTTTGTTGCCCCAATTGGATTTACTATATATATCCTTTTAGGAGCCTTTGACTTTGTAGATAATATTATTCGAATTAGGATTCCAACTGGAGATCCCAATCGAGACTTAATAATTCCGGGCTTGGGTTCAATGATAATTGTGCTTGGAACCATGGTGATTGGTTTTACATTCTCGGTTTTATTGCCTCAAACAATACAAAACATTATAGAAAATGCAATTGGTCATCTTCCCTTAGTTAGAATTTTTTATTTTGCTTTCAAAGATTTAATCTCTGCCTTTGTTGGTGATAAACGGAAATTTACACAGGCAGCCATCGTACAAATAAATAAAGAGACAAGTGTTCATAAAATTGGTTTCATTACACAAAATGATTTGAGTAATTTAGGCGTTAATAATCTAATAGCTGTTTATTTTCCGCATAGTTATGCATTTTCGGGAGAACTTGTGTTAGTGCCCAAAGAAAACGTACAGATGCTTGATATGCCAAGTGCTGAAGTGATGAAGTTAATTGTTTCAGGTGGGGTTTCAATCAAAGAATAATGAGCGGTAATTATTAAAGTGGTATTTTTCTCTCCCTAAACTATAGCCAAATGAGGTCGCTCTTTCTGAAATATTTACCTGTATTATTGCTATGCTGC harbors:
- a CDS encoding DUF502 domain-containing protein, encoding MTERTIPSRLLSYFIRGLLFVAPIGFTIYILLGAFDFVDNIIRIRIPTGDPNRDLIIPGLGSMIIVLGTMVIGFTFSVLLPQTIQNIIENAIGHLPLVRIFYFAFKDLISAFVGDKRKFTQAAIVQINKETSVHKIGFITQNDLSNLGVNNLIAVYFPHSYAFSGELVLVPKENVQMLDMPSAEVMKLIVSGGVSIKE